A stretch of Dysidea avara chromosome 5, odDysAvar1.4, whole genome shotgun sequence DNA encodes these proteins:
- the LOC136255474 gene encoding centrosomal protein of 152 kDa-like isoform X1, giving the protein METHSATEFQLSFGSSELPGSGGSHEDEEEDNEDDVNRENELKQLLSTALPYEEDWEDESVSNSTMESADTSTLSSDDVTPTGSTHSEQVEVFNEQTGQHSGLQEGNVQQTRSSPIHTIRTTPSHYSNNTKKAQSAPLEPLLSFSPVGTTATMQQVIQHPMKRPVNGMKPSDELVQLEVLYSSRGRKIDELTKQLELLQDDHERKLRIANHEKRQLQHQKELLSDQLQQKDREIQQLQVSLSEAISNLEAFCTKASVLDSAQGELQQKLLAAESSNETLIQQVEQLRNSDNLKKLRQQYDSVMESLQQKHQDDMLQMKVELDASHETIQSQTRLVGELQSKLTQQQDPSSVMDDEEPFVLDSQEERELRTQVCQLAAEVEDLKFKLSTTEEQVQESSGQLQSTTAELHLCKDHCVQIEQNRNHLVTQLEKVRNDLIELHQQSEEDKKSSLEHCRLACLKLHEDSSLRLKEAAGLEREQLINRHKSEIDQLQSELHKTKTELASVQLQYVQACKGREEEVSPKKNEDHSDSDMSVDNQDVIEKETSRVQELLKEKDSNCELRIQQEVEKAKAEWRQTLIAESMASVQQALADAQAENKKRFQKEKEDALMAAKEDWKKETESRIIEAVKLARQELDLEKQKEISETILAAKSEWIKNNGSNLQSRIESAVSAAKELWNHDKMQQVEKQTQQLLKKARKEWETEHKKIVDKIKTQLKREYEELVNNANHQMQAKYQETLEEQKRHVFCEVRKNYDAEHQAAIERIKRDSAVQFENEKQKLESDYMSVLAQSKHEWQAEHDKSCAMALAKAKKKWKDEHAAQLELAVTNARLQYMVESERGSKQQLGSMLEAAQVRWTKAQQTKMSTEIQQKLEAARQQWNQEHENVVQEMVKQALVKAKHEYEGLLVQMRSKLEQECSLKLLSERQAQLDKQQSLLQHIQALEEQLSHAHKYKQNFACQTDHWTLYHQDVEAAFHTMKSDLMQVLRDVLVEKQAHLDEQITLAKYESARKVQRYYLKCLHQLVNGAKVDENSSHSTNTASHTSHRRASSSHHTSNISSHMNRKLLTSDYSQ; this is encoded by the exons ATGGAAACTCACTCAGCCACTGAGTTTCAACTAAGCTTTGGGTCCAGCGAG TTGCCGGGTAGTGGCGGTAGTCATGAAGACGAAGAGGAAGACAATGAAGATGATGTAAATAGGGAAAATGAA CTCAAGCAGTTACTCAGTACAGCACTACCTTATGAAGAAGACTGGGAAGATGAGTCAGTCAGTAACAGTACTATGGAGTCTGCCGACACATCCACTTTGAGCAGTGATGATGTCACACCAACTGGCTCCACCCACTCTGAGCAAGTGGAAGTATTTAATGAG CAAACTGGTCAACATTCTGGTTTACAAGAAGGCAATGTACAACAGACAAGAAGTTCTCCCATCCATACTATCAGAACAACACCATCCCATTACAGTAACAATACGAAGAAGGCACAAAGTGCCCCACTGGAACCACTGCTGTCATTCAGTCCTGTAGGCACTACTGCTACCATGCAACAAGTTATACAACATCCCATGAAGCGACCTGTTAATG GAATGAAGCCTAGTGATGAACTAGTACAGTTAGAAGTACTGTACAGCTCACGAGGCCGTAAAATTGATGAACTCACCAAACAATTAGAATTACTACAGGATGATCATGAAAGAAAATTACGTATTGCTAATCATGAGAAGCGACAACTACAGCACCAGAAGGAGTTATTATCAGATCAGTTACAACAGAAGGATCGTGAAATTCAGCAACTGCAAGTGTCACTAAGCGAAGCCATCAGCAATCTGGAGGCCTTCTGCACTAAAGCCAGTGTACTGGATTCAGCACAAGGAGAG TTACAGCAGAAGCTACTGGCAGCAGAGAGCTCTAATGAGACCTTGATACAACAAGTTGAACAACTTCGTAACAGTGATAACTTGAAAAAGCTTCGTCAGCAGTATGATAGTGTCATGGAGTCACTACAACAGAAACATCAAGATGATATGCTGCAAATGAAAGTGGAGCTCGATGCATCTCATGAAACCATTCAATCACAG ACTAGGTTGGTTGGTGAACTACAGTCAAAGTTAACTCAACAACAGGACCCCAGTAGTGTGATGGATGATGAAGAACCATTTGTCCTTGACAGCCAGGAGGAAAGGGAGCTACGTACACAAGTATGTCAACTAGCTGCAGAG GTAGAAGACCTAAAATTTAAGTTATCAACAACAGAGGAACAAGTACAGGAGAGCAGTGGCCAGTTACAATCAACTACAGCTGAACTTCACTTGTGCAAGGACCACTGTGTGCAGATTGAGCAAAACAGAAATCATCTTGTCACACAATTGGAGAAAGTCAGAAATGATCTAATTGAA CTTCATCAACAGTCCGAGGAAGACAAGAAATCTAGTTTAGAACA TTGCCGGTTGGCTTGTTTAAAACTTCACGAGGACTCTTCTCTGcgtttaaaggaagcagctggtttagagagagagcaactcatCAACAGGCACAAGTCAGAAATAGATCAACTCCA GTCAGAACTGCATAAAACTAAAACTGAATTGGCATCAGTACAACTGCAATATGTGCAAGCATGCAAAGGGAGAGAAGAAGAG GTGTCTCCTAAAAAGAATGAAGATCATTCTGACAGTGACATGTCTGTGGATAACCAGGATGTTATAGAAAAAGAAACATCAAGAGTTCAAGAGTTACTCAAAGAGAAAGATTCCAACTGTGAACTAAGAATACAGCAAGAAGTGGAAAAAGCAAAGGCAGAGTGGAGACAGACGCTTATAG CGGAGAGTATGGCATCAGTTCAACAAGCATTAGCTGATGCACAGGCTGAGAATAAGAAGAGATttcaaaaagaaaaagaagatgCCTTAATGGCAGCCAAAGAAGATTGGAAGAAAGAAACGGAAAGTAGAATAATAGAG GCAGTAAAGTTAGCACGTCAGGAGCTTGACTTGGAAAAGCAGAAGGAGATATCAGAAACAATCCTGGCTGCCAAATCGGAGTGGATCAAAAACAATGGTAGTAATTTGCAGAGCAGAATAGAATCTGCTGTTTCAGCTGCCAAAGAGCTGTGGAACCATGACAAAATGCAGCAGGTGGAAAAACAAACTCAACAGCTGTTGAAGAAGGCAAGGAAAGAGTGGGAAACAGAACACAAAAAAATTGTGGACAAAATAAAGACTCAGTTGAAACGGGAATATGAAGAACTGGTGAACAATGCAAACCATCAAATGCAAGCTAAATATCAAGAAACACTTGAGGAACAGAAAAGACATGTATTTTGTGAAGTGAGGAAGAACTATGATGCAGAACATCAAGCAGCAATAGAGCGTATAAAGAGAGATAGTGCAGTCcagtttgaaaatgaaaaaCAGAAACTAGAAAGTGACTACATGAGTGTGCTAGCACAATCCAAACATGAATGGCAAGCAGAACATGACAAAAGTTGTGCAATGGCCTTAGCTAAGGCTAAGAAGAAATGGAAAGATGAGCATGCTGCACAGCTAGAGCTTGCAGTGACCAATGCTCGGCTGCAGTATATGGTAGAAAGTGAGAGAGGATCCAAACAGCAGTTAGGCTCCATGCTTGAGGCTGCACAAGTCAGATGGACAAAG GCACAGCAGACAAAAATGAGTACAGAAATTCAGCAGAAACTTGAGGCTGCTCGACAGCAGTGGAATCAGGAACATGAGAATGTTGTGCAAGAGATGGTGAAGCAAGCTCTTGTGAAAGCTAAACATGAATATGAAG GACTTCTGGTACAGATGAGAAGCAAATTAGAACAGGAGTGTTCACTAAAACTGTTATCCGAACGACAGGCACAGTTAGACAAACAACAATCTCTACTACAGCATATACAAGCATTGGAGGAACAACTCAGTCATG CTCACAAGTATAAACAAAACTTTGCCTGTCAAACA GATCATTGGACACTTTATCATCAAGATGTAGAAGCAGCCTTTCATACAATGAAGTCCGATCTGATGCAAGTG
- the LOC136255474 gene encoding centrosomal protein of 152 kDa-like isoform X2, translating into METHSATEFQLSFGSSELPGSGGSHEDEEEDNEDDVNRENELKQLLSTALPYEEDWEDESVSNSTMESADTSTLSSDDVTPTGSTHSEQVEVFNEQTGQHSGLQEGNVQQTRSSPIHTIRTTPSHYSNNTKKAQSAPLEPLLSFSPVGTTATMQQVIQHPMKRPVNGMKPSDELVQLEVLYSSRGRKIDELTKQLELLQDDHERKLRIANHEKRQLQHQKELLSDQLQQKDREIQQLQVSLSEAISNLEAFCTKASVLDSAQGELQQKLLAAESSNETLIQQVEQLRNSDNLKKLRQQYDSVMESLQQKHQDDMLQMKVELDASHETIQSQTRLVGELQSKLTQQQDPSSVMDDEEPFVLDSQEERELRTQVCQLAAEVEDLKFKLSTTEEQVQESSGQLQSTTAELHLCKDHCVQIEQNRNHLVTQLEKVRNDLIELHQQSEEDKKSSLEHCRLACLKLHEDSSLRLKEAAGLEREQLINRHKSEIDQLQSELHKTKTELASVQLQYVQACKGREEEVSPKKNEDHSDSDMSVDNQDVIEKETSRVQELLKEKDSNCELRIQQEVEKAKAEWRQTLIAESMASVQQALADAQAENKKRFQKEKEDALMAAKEDWKKETESRIIEAVKLARQELDLEKQKEISETILAAKSEWIKNNGSNLQSRIESAVSAAKELWNHDKMQQVEKQTQQLLKKARKEWETEHKKIVDKIKTQLKREYEELVNNANHQMQAKYQETLEEQKRHVFCEVRKNYDAEHQAAIERIKRDSAVQFENEKQKLESDYMSVLAQSKHEWQAEHDKSCAMALAKAKKKWKDEHAAQLELAVTNARLQYMVESERGSKQQLGSMLEAAQVRWTKAQQTKMSTEIQQKLEAARQQWNQEHENVVQEMVKQALVKAKHEYEGLLVQMRSKLEQECSLKLLSERQAQLDKQQSLLQHIQALEEQLSHAHKYKQNFACQTDHWTLYHQDVEAAFHTMKSDLMQVHIQIQAAALNNYPVAAIIRVTPLNWSNTRYVYYLNIPPPLPFYITDKSSTRMQ; encoded by the exons ATGGAAACTCACTCAGCCACTGAGTTTCAACTAAGCTTTGGGTCCAGCGAG TTGCCGGGTAGTGGCGGTAGTCATGAAGACGAAGAGGAAGACAATGAAGATGATGTAAATAGGGAAAATGAA CTCAAGCAGTTACTCAGTACAGCACTACCTTATGAAGAAGACTGGGAAGATGAGTCAGTCAGTAACAGTACTATGGAGTCTGCCGACACATCCACTTTGAGCAGTGATGATGTCACACCAACTGGCTCCACCCACTCTGAGCAAGTGGAAGTATTTAATGAG CAAACTGGTCAACATTCTGGTTTACAAGAAGGCAATGTACAACAGACAAGAAGTTCTCCCATCCATACTATCAGAACAACACCATCCCATTACAGTAACAATACGAAGAAGGCACAAAGTGCCCCACTGGAACCACTGCTGTCATTCAGTCCTGTAGGCACTACTGCTACCATGCAACAAGTTATACAACATCCCATGAAGCGACCTGTTAATG GAATGAAGCCTAGTGATGAACTAGTACAGTTAGAAGTACTGTACAGCTCACGAGGCCGTAAAATTGATGAACTCACCAAACAATTAGAATTACTACAGGATGATCATGAAAGAAAATTACGTATTGCTAATCATGAGAAGCGACAACTACAGCACCAGAAGGAGTTATTATCAGATCAGTTACAACAGAAGGATCGTGAAATTCAGCAACTGCAAGTGTCACTAAGCGAAGCCATCAGCAATCTGGAGGCCTTCTGCACTAAAGCCAGTGTACTGGATTCAGCACAAGGAGAG TTACAGCAGAAGCTACTGGCAGCAGAGAGCTCTAATGAGACCTTGATACAACAAGTTGAACAACTTCGTAACAGTGATAACTTGAAAAAGCTTCGTCAGCAGTATGATAGTGTCATGGAGTCACTACAACAGAAACATCAAGATGATATGCTGCAAATGAAAGTGGAGCTCGATGCATCTCATGAAACCATTCAATCACAG ACTAGGTTGGTTGGTGAACTACAGTCAAAGTTAACTCAACAACAGGACCCCAGTAGTGTGATGGATGATGAAGAACCATTTGTCCTTGACAGCCAGGAGGAAAGGGAGCTACGTACACAAGTATGTCAACTAGCTGCAGAG GTAGAAGACCTAAAATTTAAGTTATCAACAACAGAGGAACAAGTACAGGAGAGCAGTGGCCAGTTACAATCAACTACAGCTGAACTTCACTTGTGCAAGGACCACTGTGTGCAGATTGAGCAAAACAGAAATCATCTTGTCACACAATTGGAGAAAGTCAGAAATGATCTAATTGAA CTTCATCAACAGTCCGAGGAAGACAAGAAATCTAGTTTAGAACA TTGCCGGTTGGCTTGTTTAAAACTTCACGAGGACTCTTCTCTGcgtttaaaggaagcagctggtttagagagagagcaactcatCAACAGGCACAAGTCAGAAATAGATCAACTCCA GTCAGAACTGCATAAAACTAAAACTGAATTGGCATCAGTACAACTGCAATATGTGCAAGCATGCAAAGGGAGAGAAGAAGAG GTGTCTCCTAAAAAGAATGAAGATCATTCTGACAGTGACATGTCTGTGGATAACCAGGATGTTATAGAAAAAGAAACATCAAGAGTTCAAGAGTTACTCAAAGAGAAAGATTCCAACTGTGAACTAAGAATACAGCAAGAAGTGGAAAAAGCAAAGGCAGAGTGGAGACAGACGCTTATAG CGGAGAGTATGGCATCAGTTCAACAAGCATTAGCTGATGCACAGGCTGAGAATAAGAAGAGATttcaaaaagaaaaagaagatgCCTTAATGGCAGCCAAAGAAGATTGGAAGAAAGAAACGGAAAGTAGAATAATAGAG GCAGTAAAGTTAGCACGTCAGGAGCTTGACTTGGAAAAGCAGAAGGAGATATCAGAAACAATCCTGGCTGCCAAATCGGAGTGGATCAAAAACAATGGTAGTAATTTGCAGAGCAGAATAGAATCTGCTGTTTCAGCTGCCAAAGAGCTGTGGAACCATGACAAAATGCAGCAGGTGGAAAAACAAACTCAACAGCTGTTGAAGAAGGCAAGGAAAGAGTGGGAAACAGAACACAAAAAAATTGTGGACAAAATAAAGACTCAGTTGAAACGGGAATATGAAGAACTGGTGAACAATGCAAACCATCAAATGCAAGCTAAATATCAAGAAACACTTGAGGAACAGAAAAGACATGTATTTTGTGAAGTGAGGAAGAACTATGATGCAGAACATCAAGCAGCAATAGAGCGTATAAAGAGAGATAGTGCAGTCcagtttgaaaatgaaaaaCAGAAACTAGAAAGTGACTACATGAGTGTGCTAGCACAATCCAAACATGAATGGCAAGCAGAACATGACAAAAGTTGTGCAATGGCCTTAGCTAAGGCTAAGAAGAAATGGAAAGATGAGCATGCTGCACAGCTAGAGCTTGCAGTGACCAATGCTCGGCTGCAGTATATGGTAGAAAGTGAGAGAGGATCCAAACAGCAGTTAGGCTCCATGCTTGAGGCTGCACAAGTCAGATGGACAAAG GCACAGCAGACAAAAATGAGTACAGAAATTCAGCAGAAACTTGAGGCTGCTCGACAGCAGTGGAATCAGGAACATGAGAATGTTGTGCAAGAGATGGTGAAGCAAGCTCTTGTGAAAGCTAAACATGAATATGAAG GACTTCTGGTACAGATGAGAAGCAAATTAGAACAGGAGTGTTCACTAAAACTGTTATCCGAACGACAGGCACAGTTAGACAAACAACAATCTCTACTACAGCATATACAAGCATTGGAGGAACAACTCAGTCATG CTCACAAGTATAAACAAAACTTTGCCTGTCAAACA GATCATTGGACACTTTATCATCAAGATGTAGAAGCAGCCTTTCATACAATGAAGTCCGATCTGATGCAAGTG